cTGCAATGTCAcactgtacatatgtgtacagtTGCTATATATCAAccgaaagaaaacaaacactaaataaagaaaaaaattcaaaagacagacagatgagtaGATTGCAAGAGGAAAAGAAGTTAATGCATTGGAGTGTTCATGATGTGCAAGTCCAGGTCCTGCCCCAGGAATGAGCTAATGTATAACGTATAAATTCTCACCACCACCTGTGGGGCAGGGGCTTTTGCCCCTCCGCTTTACCAAACAAGGTAAGCAACTAGCTCAAGGCTGTGCCGGCATGCATGCCTAACCGTCCCTGATCATCGGGATGACGCCAGTAGCTGTAATGGAGATGCATTGCGAGTTCCTATTCTGGTCTCTTACGCTCCTTGTCTCGGGGTGTATACTCGCTGGCCCACGTATCTTTCCTGTttcccacagaactggagtccttTTCACCAACCCTgagccagagagacagaggcGGTGGACCTGAAAAAATACAGGTCGGGAGTGGGTGGACCCAGTGGGAATTCTAGCGAGGAAACTACTATATGGAGGAGGCGGTATAGGTTGAGTAGGTCCGGGCTAAGAGGGGGCTCTCACGTCAGTGTGACGCAAATAGGCCTAAGAGCCGGGGGTGGAGATGTCGTCACTGCTCGCCCGCAGTTGGCCAAGTCGCCTCAAGAGGGGCATGCAGACCCCGCCTCGGAGGTGGGTGGGGAGCGGCAGGCTCCGCCTAGGCTCCTCGGCCGACTCCCGCCAGCGTCCCTGAGACTCTGGCTGGGAGCGAGCGAGCGCACGGAGCCAGCCGGGAAGGATGCGGCGCCCGCGGCGGCCCGGGGGTCCCGGGGGTCCCGGGGGCTCCGGGGGCTCCGGGGGCCTCCGGCTGCtggtctgcctgctgctgctgagcgGCCGCCCCGGGGGCTGCAGCGCCATCAGTGCCCACGGTCAGGAGGAAACTTGATTTGGGGGGCCGGGGCGtggggggaggatggagagagcaaGGGCCGGGAGCAGAACTCGGtagtggagggtggaggggagcgTTGCAAAGGCGAGAAGCTCGGGTAGACTAAATGGAGCGGGGGAGCGATTGCGGGGTGAGGAAGATGAGGGGAGATGAAGAGGAGGGAGGCTGCGAGGAAAGAAAGGGGCGTAGGCCGGGAGGTGGAGCTGGGATACGCAGGCGGGACCTGGGAGAAGTGGGCTCCGGGGAAGACGAGGAtcggggaggaggggggagggatgcGGGTACTCGCGAGTCGAAGGGTTTAGAGGGACTACAGGACCGTGGGAGAAGCCAGAGGCGTCGAGGTGGAGACCCGAACTGAAGAATCGGAAGCCGGGAAGGAGAAAGAGGCGACCACCCGGCGGCAGGAGCCTGGCCTCGTCGGGTACCCGGCTCCAGCTTGAAGCCGGAGGACTGGCTAGGGACAGCGAGCAAGGCTTATCTTGCAAGTCTAGAGAGGCCATTTGCTGCTAGATGGTCAGCTCTAAGAAGGGGACacgtggggggggggagcggaaGAGGACGAACAGGGGAgggtcctctccctggccccctccccacagccaggcctggtgctGACTCACATCTAAGCGGACAGAGTCAGCGCTGACTCACGGGCccgggatgggggtgggaaggtGGCGCGTGGGGGGTGGAAGGGGCGCAGCCTCTCCATCTGGAGCCCTCTTTCCCCACCCTGGCTTGGAGGCCAGTGTACGGTACTTCCTGTGAGGCCGAGAGGTAACAAGGTAGAGCGGAAGGATGACATCCTGTGGCAACCCCCGGTCCTGTCACCCCTCCCTCGGTAACCGGCTCCCCTCCCGACGTGTCCTTGGCTCCTGGCTTCAGCACCACGGACAGCGCCAGCGCCTCAAGCCTGGGACAGGCTGCCACAGAATCAAGCACCTACCTGCACCCTTTCCCTGTCCCGCGGGGGAGGTGTGCTGGAGTTTCCGCCTCTTCCGAGTTCCAGGCCACTAGAGTTAGGCTGCTTTGCGAGATTTGGGGAACTACGATTTCCTTTTGAATTTGGCCTCAAATTCTCCCACAATGCCACATACGTGATCTACATCCCTTCCTCCCATTGCTCCAACTCCCTGTTAAGAAAATTGAACCTTTAAAAGACTGAAACAGAGATCTTTAAAATCCAAAGCtagacccccccacacacacacctcctcaaGAGTTCTAGgtcgtggggctggagagatggctcagtcagtacagaGTTTGTCATGCTagtgtgatgacctgagttcagatcttcagcACCTACATATAAAGCCTTGCAACACGACTGATGTCTGACCCCAGTGCCGGAAAAATGGAGACAGATAAATCCCTGGGACGTGCagggtgaactccaggttcagtgagagacccagtttTTAAGATATGAAGTGGGCAACAAGTGTGGAAGAtatccaacattgacctctggcctacacacacacacacacacacacacacacacatatgaacatatataaatttgtatgcatacatatgccaGAGAGAGAGGATTCTAGGCCTCTTCCCTGCTGTCCTCCCAACTTAAAGCCTTCcttagaatgaatgaataatgagaCATATCTGCCTCCCCTGTTGCCCAGCCACCTAACGCTTCTCTGTGTTCTGAGCACCCATCTGCTGTACTTCTACAGGCTGTCTGTTTGACCGCAGACTCTGCTCGCACCTGGAAGTCTGTATTCAGGGTGAGTAGGGCCCTGGCATAAGATTCAAAAGAccaagatggggagggagagctcagatgtgaggagggcagaggagcagCACTCGAAAGCCGGAGAAGGTGGAGAGAGCATTGTCCATCTGCAGCCTGGACTTTGGAAGGTCTCCTGCAAAGCCCATGACCACAGCACCTTTTCGTGCTTTCAGATGGCTTATTTGGACAGTGCCAGGCAGGAGTCGGGCAGGCACGGCCCCTTTTGCAAGTCACCTCCCCTGTTCTCCAGCGTTTACAAGGCGTGCTCCGGCAACTCATGTCCCAAGGTGAGGTCTGAGTGCCCTGGAACACCGAGATTGGAACTCTGTTGGTGGGGAAGTAAGGGACCACTTCATCCAAAAATTTCTCTTCGTGCAACTTAATAAGTACATCCACTTATGAAGCCCCTTCTCTGAGATCTTGCCAGATAAGGGGGCAAAACAAGGGTAATGTTAGGACGCTAGAGATGGGCTGTTCACATATGAATTATCTAGAGTTACACACAGGAGACCTGCAGCTGAAGCTGGAAATTATTTATTAGGTTTgctaggattttgtttgtttgttttgaggcgagctctctctgtgtagcccaggctagctccaaatttattatgtagctcaggctggtctgaaacttatGGTGATCCTTCTGCTTTAGCCTTACTTCTGccaggactacaggcatgtaccactgcatCCATCTTAAGACATGTATGTCTTAAGTTTGCTGCAACAAGGGcaggtggcggcacacgccttaaccccagcacttgggggggggggggtagaggcaggtggatctttgagttcgaggtcaacctggtctacaaagtgaggtccaggacagccaggaccgttacacagagaaaccctgtctcaggggaaaaaaagttagCTACAATGAAATGTAGTGACAGATGCAAgaggacacagataaaataataGTATTGCCTTAAGATGGAAGAAATAACATCATATTTTTGTGCTAAGAGGAATAATTCAGTGGAGAGGAAAGGATAGATATAGGAGAAAAATACAGGGAGAATGttcttgagaaagaaagagaggctgAAATCTAGTGGTCAGTTGGAGGAGTTGATTGTAATAGGAACACAGAGAGTTCTAATGCATGGAATAGATGTTTGCAGGCCCCAGGATATGAGTCATGAGTAACCTATATTATAAATCCAGAGCAGGATCTGGGCATGGCGACACAcagctgtgattccagcacttgggcagcTGAAAGAGGATtcccatgagttccaggacagcctgtgctacatagtgagaccctgactctaaataaataaacccatagAAGGAAGGCTGGAGAAGAGTGAGATGTGATCCCtctagaatgaatgaatgagagatcTTTTCTGAGAGCAGAGCTTCCTGGGTAAAGAGTCAGTCAGAACATGGGCCTCAGGGTCAGGTGATGCTGACAGTGATGTTGAGAATTACAGCAGAGATGATTCAAGTGTGTGAAATAGGCACCTGGAGCATTTCACCTTCCTGACAATACTTCATGTCCTCGGCAGCCCACAAAATGTGTATCATTCCCACTCTACCAAAGACTCGGGCTTAGAGTGAAGAAATGCAGTGAATGAGAGCAGAGGTATCACTTGTTAAGAGTTCTTCATGTGACAGAACTATTCCCCATGATGTGTTATTTTAATTATCACAATAGTCCTTAGGAGATACATATCCCCAGATGAGAGAATTGAGATGAGGGAGCTAAGAAGGCTTAACAACTTGTTTAAGGCCCCCCACCTCTTCAGGAACCAAAGCTGGGCTGATTCCAGCCCAGGCAGTTTGACTCCAAAAGCTGTACCTGAGGGTGGAgatggggaggtagctcagctcACCATTGTCTCCAAAAGCACATCCCCTGCTCTGCCAAACCCAACTCACTGCAGGGAACGGGGTACACTCCTGACCTCCACTCTGGTACTAGGTCCCTAGTCTCAAGCCAACTTtggcctgtcctttctcctgacaGGATTGTCCTGGCACGATGACCTCACCCAGCATGTGATTTCCCAGGAGATGGAACGTATTCCCAGGCTTCGTCCCCCAGAGCCCTATCCGAGGGACAGGTAGGTAGCCTTTCTCAACAGCCTTAGACTGTTGGGGTCAGTGATCTGCAACCTTCTTTATAGGCAGGAGGGTGGAGGTGCCAAGGTCAGCAGAACTGGGGCATAGGTAAAACAGAATCGAGAATGGTCCCTCTAACACGTTGACATGGCTCAGGAGGAGCTGAGTTTATCCTAGAAATCCAGCAAAACAGgacaataaatatatactttaaaaagaaatgttgataTTTGATATTGTGAAAGAACTATTAAAGTGCTTGTTAAAGACAAactacaggagctggagagatggatggctcagaggttaagagcactggctgctcttccagaggacctgagttcaattcccagcaaccacatggtagctcacaatcatctataatgagatctggtgccctcttctggcaagtaggtgtacatgcaggcagaacactgcataataaataaaccttaaaaaaaaaaagaaaagaaaacctagaaTTTTCATGGACCCAAGCTGTGTATGACAGAAAACATCGTTGTCTCTCTGTGGTTTGAGCCTCTAAAGCAgtcattctcaaccttcctaatgctgtgacactttaatacagttcctcgtgttgcagtgacccccaaccataaaattattttcattgctgcttcataactgtaattttgctactcttgtgaatcataatgtaaacatctgtgttgtccaatggtcttaggcgacccctgtgaaagggtcattcaacggGGGTCGCAGCCCAGAGGTTGAGCACCTTCGCTCTAAGGGCAATTCTCAGAACGTGTGGCACTCAGATATTGATACCTGGACCAAGAAGGCAACAGCAGTGAGGCTAGGGCAGTcttagttggggggggggcacacaagGGACAGCAGTGCAGGAGCATGCCACAGTCACAGTCCGTCccgggtatgtgtgtgtgtgcacagatgcctTCCCCTGCTCCCAATCTCCCTCCATCATCCCCTTGAGCTTCCTTAGCCTGTTCAGCTGTGTTTCAAAGACATACACAtgcttggggatgtagctcagtggtagagtgcttgtcttgcACAcacgaggtcctgggtttgatccgtagctaaacacacacacacacacacacacacacacacacacacacacacaccacctatttttttttttttttttttttttggttttttggtttttttttttttttttttttcaagacagggtttctctgtgtagctttgcgcttttcctggagctcacttggtagcccaggctggcctcgaactcacagagatctgcctggctctgcctcccaagtgctgggatgaaaggcgtgcgccatcaccacccagctctttttttttttttttaatcaaagtcgGAGACATGTTTACCGATCCAGAGGGTCTGTTATCACCTCCTGCCCTCTAGCCCATCTCTCCCCTTCATTTCTTAAGAGGACAAGGCTATTCTAAACAGTGGACTCTGTCCGACCTCAACCTTGTAAAGTCTCTACACCCTTGTCCCATCCAAACATACACAtaacccccctctctcttccccccccatcgccccccctctccctctctccccccctcctctctctcctttcctccccaggtctgGTTTGATGCCCAGGAGACCAGGCCCAGCTGGGGAGCTGTTTTCTCAGGGCAATCCCACCGGCTCGTCTCCTGCTGCCCAGGGGCTCCCCCGGCCTCCGGGGGGTGGGAACGGAGCTGGGGCGGGCTCCCCACTGTCTTCTCTGCAGGCTGATCTGTTGCCCCCTCTCTTGGAGCATCTCCTAATGCCCCCACAGCCTCCCCACCCTGCTCTGACGTATGAACCCGCATTGCTACAGCCTTACCTGTTCCACCAGGTGAGCCCTCGACTCTGGGCATGACTCCACCCCAGTACCCAACCCTGACTTCTGTTCTTAACCACACCTCTGGTTTCCCACAGTTTGGCTCCCGCGATGGCTCCCGGAGCTCGGAGAGCTCCCCGGGGGTGGTTGGTGTTGGCCACCTGCCCAAGGCTGAAGTTCCTGCCCTCTTCAGCAGAAGTGCCTCCAAGGCCATTTTGGGGGCTCATTCTGGCCACTCCTTCGGGGACCTTCCAGGTCCCTCACCTGCTCAGCTTTTCCAGGACTCAGGGATGCTCTACATGGCCCAAGAGTTGCCAGTGCCTGGCAGGGCCAGGGTACCAAGGCTGCCAGAGCAAGGGGGCAGCAGCCGGGCAGAGGACTCCTCAGAGGGCTATGAGGAGGAAGTACTAGGGGGTCGTGGGGAGAAGCCCTCTTCCCAAGCAGTACAGCCAGGTAAGAGGATCCTTGGCACCCACCTCTCTGTGTAAGGGGGCTTCTTCCTGACTGTCCTTGAAGATGttcctttattcatttgtttatttggttgtatttttattttatttattttaaagagaagatCTTGCTATtatcccaggctatccttgagcTCATttttagctcaggctggactcaaacctGCTGCAGTCTCCCTGCCTCAGGCTGCTGagtactgagatcacaggcaAGAATCACATCTAACTGTGATTCTGCCTTCCATTCACACACGTAACTGTCTACTGGCGAGCTGATGTCCAAGGCACTAACTTCAATGCAGAGACCATGGGGTGTGCACCTGGCATACCTCAAGTATGTTCAAGGTCTGGGAATGGAAGGGCATCAGCCTCCCAGCATTtaaagttggttttttgttttttggttttttttttttttttttttttttttttttttttttttttggtttttcgagacagggtttctctgtgtagctttggaactcactctgtagtccaggccagcctcgaactcacagagattcacctgcctctgcctcccgagtgctgggattaaaggtgtgcgccaccaccgcccggctaagaattCTTAAATGCGCTTGTCCCCTCCCGCAACCACCTATCTGCATCCCATCCGTTTGTCCTACCCTTCGCCCTAAGCTCTGTGTCTGGCTCTCAGCAGATGCAAGCCTGCAGAGATTGGCTGCTGTCCTGGCGGGCTACGGAGTAGAGCTGCGTCAGCTGACCCCAGAGCAGCTTTCTACCCTGCTGAGCCTGCTGCAGTTACTGCCCAAGGGCACAGGAAGAAATCTTGGTGAGTATCCAGGGTAGCAACTTCCTGGTCCATGAAGGCTCATCGGCTCACTTCTCCTCAAGACGGCACCGAGTTACCTGGACAGTCACAGGGGAGagcttttggttttgctttttcttgagATGGGGACTTGCTGTAGGACAGGCTAACTTAAGAACTCATGATCCTAggtgggcggtggtgacgcacgcctttgatcctagcacttgggaggctgaggcaggcagatcgatCTCTGAGTTTGCcagagaagccagcctggtctacagagagttccaagacagccagggctgtacaaagaaactctgtctcaaaaaaacaaaatcaaaaacaaaaaataagcagcaaaaaaaaagaactcatgatccttctgcctctgcctctagaatatAGAGATTACAGGTATGGCCCAGCATGCCAGGTTGAAAAGAGAGTTCTTTTGAGGACAGGGTTATTACCACCACATCCCAGGGAGCAAGAGGGTAAGATGGTAAGCTGTAGCATCAGACCAGGAAAAGACTAGAGGGTGGGAAGTTcaatggggatggggagaggaagcaggggaAGGCATCTGGGACTATTGacaggacagggtctcacagacTGAACAGGTCCCCGGGCGCTGGTCCTTTCTCACCTTGGCCCTGATACTCTTTCCCAAGACCCTTGCTTTTCCTATCTCTACAGGAGGGGCTGGAAATGTCGGAGCTGATGTCAAGAAGGTGAGTTCCCCGGCACCTTCCTGCCTTTGGCTGACATCTGAATCCTAGGGGTCATGGCTCAGAATTTGTCCTCTGCCCCCTCATTCTGAGGCCCAGGGACTTCAAATCACCACCTCTGGCCTCACTTGAAGTTGATATGACTAAAAGCCAGGATTCTTAATCCACTCCTCTTTTTACCACAATCCTTTCGGACTCTGATGAGTCCTACAAGCAGGGACTTTGGTGGAGGCTCATCCTGCTGTAGCTGGGTGCTTTTGCCCTTCTCTGTTTTCGATGTTGGAGTCTAACGTTGCCACTGAACAAAAGCCTAAAAACCATTGGCTTTCTGTTCATCTTTCCAGATTATCAGGCTTGATCCCACACCCCGCATTCCAGCCCCACCCTGTGAATTTACAGACCACATTTCACTCATTcaactcttcattcattcatttattcgtCCACTTGGTTCATGTTCCCTGGGTGTGCTCTCTGTACCCATTTATGGGGTTTGGGGAGTAGAAAGTTAAGCAGTCCCTAAATTCCACTGTAAAGAGTTTAGAGCCCAACATGTGGCCCTTCCGTCCCCAACCCTGAGCCCTTCCACGCTAGAGGTCACCCCTGCATCCTGTCTTGTCACAGACAGATGAACAGAAAGGAGACACAGCAGAGCCTCGGCCCCCCACACCCTTGCTTCCTGGACATCCCACTGCTGGCCCCACCTCCAATGAAGTGCAGCAGATGCTGAGCCCTGGCATCATCCCTGAGCCTCCTCCCCAAACATCCCGTCCTCCCGGAGTCTCCTCTGTCCTCCTGGAGAAGAAAAGTCTCTTAAGCCAGAGCCAGCCCACGGTATTGGGACAGCCTTCAGCTCGACCATCAGCCGAGGAGTATGGCTATATCGTCACTGACCAGAAGTAAGCACTGCACCCCAAGGAAGCCTTCCTgttccggggggtggggggtggggggaggttggCCTCTCtggcaggaagcaaagagcaaggatcaagctctcaaaaaaaaaggacagagaggCAGTGGGGGTTTCCGCGCCTCTGGAGGTGGCCCATTTCAAGAAGGTCTCTGAGAAttcccctcttccccccccctctgCCTGCTCCCCTCCCGCAGACCCTTGAGTCTGGTGGCTGGAGTGAAGCTCCTGGAGATCCTGGCGGAGCATGTGCATATGTCCTCAGGCAGCTTCATCAACATCAGGTGGGGCTGCCATCCCGGTGGGACCGCACAGGGGTCTAGAAAATAGCCTGAGTGAGGTGGTGCTGAAggggccagggagggaggggaagacagCTCTGAGGTCAGAGATGCCGCCAACTTGTCAAAGCAGGACAGTCACGTGTAGCTAGTCATGGCAGCTAGCCCTCTCCTGAATCTGCCTGTCGTCAGACACACTGATGGGAATCCCGGATTCTCAGTGCTGGCCTCTTGATTTCAGTCTGGGATCTCAGGTGGGTAAGTTAGTAACACGCCTCCTGTTTGGCAGTGTGGTGGGGCCAGCTGTCACCTTCCGAATCCGGCACAACGAACAGAACCTGTCTTTGGCGGATGTGACCCAGCAAGCTGGTAAATACTGTCCTACCCTTAGGCCCAGGCTGAGCTTGACCCTGGCCCTGCTTCCCCAGCCTGTGATGATGCTCCCTTAAAATACGTCCAGCCTGCATGGGGCTGGCAAGAGCCTGACCTGCATGCACCCTTCCCGCAGGGCTGGTGAAGTCTGAACTGGAAGCGCAGACAGGGCTCCAGATTTTGCAGACAGGGGTGGGACAGGTAAGCACTAACTGTAGGCTCTGTCAGCCCCAGGGGCCTGACTGCACACAGGAGAGGAAAACTTAAAGGGTTGAAATTGCGTTTGGCTCTCCAACCTCCTTTCCCAAGCAGCCCCCCCTTCTGTGCAGTTCTCATTCTGACCAGCAGATGGCGCAGTGGCTCTTTCCTGAAGGACCATGCTTGATGGCTAGACCATCATTCTCACACTGACGtctccttttctctgtttatCCTTCTGGTGGGATCACCCAAAGTCTCTGGCACTTGAGTTGGTCCCATGCGGACTGGAAAGGAGGCTGTATGTCCTGCTCGTTACCTCCACACCCCTGCCTTCACAGCTTTGTTCCTAGAGGTGGCCTAAGAAGGAGTCAGGGCCCGATCTCCCCTGCCGCCGCCGTCCCCCTGATTCTGGCTTTGTTCccacagagggaggaggcagctgcAGTCCTTCCCCGACAAGCCCATGGCATCTCTCCCATGCGCTCAGTGCTGCTTACTCTGGTGGCCCTGGCAGGTGTCGCTGGGCTGCTAGTGGCTTTGGCGGTGGCCCTGTGTGCGCGCCATCACTCGAGACGGCGGGAGAAGGAGCGCCTGGCAGCCCTGGGGCCCGAGGGGGCCCACGGTGACACTACTTTTGAGTACCAGGTGTGCAGGTtcatggagggaaggaaggacagggggCGTGAGAAACACGGTCTTGCCTGGGGCAGATTTTTTGgggggcagatttttttttttcgagacagggtttctctgtgtagctttgtgcc
This genomic window from Peromyscus leucopus breed LL Stock chromosome 13, UCI_PerLeu_2.1, whole genome shotgun sequence contains:
- the Ptprn gene encoding receptor-type tyrosine-protein phosphatase-like N isoform X1, whose translation is MRRPRRPGGPGGPGGSGGSGGLRLLVCLLLLSGRPGGCSAISAHGCLFDRRLCSHLEVCIQDGLFGQCQAGVGQARPLLQVTSPVLQRLQGVLRQLMSQGLSWHDDLTQHVISQEMERIPRLRPPEPYPRDRSGLMPRRPGPAGELFSQGNPTGSSPAAQGLPRPPGGGNGAGAGSPLSSLQADLLPPLLEHLLMPPQPPHPALTYEPALLQPYLFHQFGSRDGSRSSESSPGVVGVGHLPKAEVPALFSRSASKAILGAHSGHSFGDLPGPSPAQLFQDSGMLYMAQELPVPGRARVPRLPEQGGSSRAEDSSEGYEEEVLGGRGEKPSSQAVQPADASLQRLAAVLAGYGVELRQLTPEQLSTLLSLLQLLPKGTGRNLGGAGNVGADVKKTDEQKGDTAEPRPPTPLLPGHPTAGPTSNEVQQMLSPGIIPEPPPQTSRPPGVSSVLLEKKSLLSQSQPTVLGQPSARPSAEEYGYIVTDQKPLSLVAGVKLLEILAEHVHMSSGSFINISVVGPAVTFRIRHNEQNLSLADVTQQAGLVKSELEAQTGLQILQTGVGQREEAAAVLPRQAHGISPMRSVLLTLVALAGVAGLLVALAVALCARHHSRRREKERLAALGPEGAHGDTTFEYQDLCRQHMATKSLFNRAEGQPEPSRVSSVSSQFSDAAQASPSSHSSTPSWCEEPAQANMDISTGHMILAYMEDHLRNQDRLAKEWQALCAYQAEPNTCAIAQSEGNIKKNRHPDFLPYDHARIKLKAESNPSRSDYINASPIIEHDPRMPAYIATQGPLSHTISDFWQMVWESGCAVIVMLTPLVEDGVKQCDRYWPDEGSSLYHVYEVNLVSEHIWCEDFLVRSFYLKNVQTQETRTLTQFHFLSWPAEGTPASTRPLLDFRRKVNKCYRGRSCPIIVHCSDGAGRTGTYVLIDMVLNRMAKGVKEIDIAATLEHVRDQRPGLVRSKDQFEFALTAVAEEVNAILKALPQ
- the Ptprn gene encoding receptor-type tyrosine-protein phosphatase-like N isoform X2, which codes for MRRPRRPGGPGGPGGSGGSGGLRLLVCLLLLSGRPGGCSAISAHGCLFDRRLCSHLEVCIQDGLFGQCQAGVGQARPLLQVTSPVLQRLQGVLRQLMSQGLSWHDDLTQHVISQEMERIPRLRPPEPYPRDRSGLMPRRPGPAGELFSQGNPTGSSPAAQGLPRPPGGGNGAGAGSPLSSLQADLLPPLLEHLLMPPQPPHPALTYEPALLQPYLFHQFGSRDGSRSSESSPGVVGVGHLPKAEVPALFSRSASKAILGAHSGHSFGDLPGPSPAQLFQDSGMLYMAQELPVPGRARVPRLPEQGGSSRAEDSSEGYEEEVLGGRGEKPSSQAVQPDASLQRLAAVLAGYGVELRQLTPEQLSTLLSLLQLLPKGTGRNLGGAGNVGADVKKTDEQKGDTAEPRPPTPLLPGHPTAGPTSNEVQQMLSPGIIPEPPPQTSRPPGVSSVLLEKKSLLSQSQPTVLGQPSARPSAEEYGYIVTDQKPLSLVAGVKLLEILAEHVHMSSGSFINISVVGPAVTFRIRHNEQNLSLADVTQQAGLVKSELEAQTGLQILQTGVGQREEAAAVLPRQAHGISPMRSVLLTLVALAGVAGLLVALAVALCARHHSRRREKERLAALGPEGAHGDTTFEYQDLCRQHMATKSLFNRAEGQPEPSRVSSVSSQFSDAAQASPSSHSSTPSWCEEPAQANMDISTGHMILAYMEDHLRNQDRLAKEWQALCAYQAEPNTCAIAQSEGNIKKNRHPDFLPYDHARIKLKAESNPSRSDYINASPIIEHDPRMPAYIATQGPLSHTISDFWQMVWESGCAVIVMLTPLVEDGVKQCDRYWPDEGSSLYHVYEVNLVSEHIWCEDFLVRSFYLKNVQTQETRTLTQFHFLSWPAEGTPASTRPLLDFRRKVNKCYRGRSCPIIVHCSDGAGRTGTYVLIDMVLNRMAKGVKEIDIAATLEHVRDQRPGLVRSKDQFEFALTAVAEEVNAILKALPQ